One genomic window of Actinoplanes lobatus includes the following:
- the fxsT gene encoding FxSxx-COOH system tetratricopeptide repeat protein: MGGGTHLHVLGPLEFRRDGQWIAPARGHQQRLFAVLAAAPGRAVSVDALAGAVWGDRLPRDPATALQPEVSRLRRALAPAGAVIRFAAGCYTLNVPPDRIDLCRFEELATRGGAALRSGDHPLADDLLSEALALWRGPAFADLAGEPFDSARRRLHEQRLAARVLRAEARLATGHHRELVAELTELADRQPLHEGVAGLLVLALHRSGRPGAAMAAYHRARRCLAEELGQSPGPALTSLYERILGQDPALDWPGARQRPVWNLPPVNPKFSGRAAPLKQLRDLLEPSGAVVLHGLPGIGKTQLALRYAHDQDLRIVWWCPAETPDLLDASLVALAGELGVTVAGDVDRTRIALRRALADRTKWLLIFDNAADLNHLRSWLPDTRTGRIVITSRNADWEGYATPFRVPVFDDDEALRFLLSQVGGDGTNAARLAERLGNLPLALEQAAAFCRRTGDTLGTYLDLLASHGEDLLSRGGTGDYDGTVATTLRLAFARVARDDPHAVELLRTCAFLAADDIPTDVLRVVVDGLGDALALGEAVGTLRRYSLVERHGGGVSMHRLVQRLVRSETTAAQRRALLGRLLDAPSSWEEHTPHLAVLLDHLDAEGLWPESAAAVVCRAARHLDEHGVYASAGRLTNHALRIQERVAGPRGAAGRADLLSEMGRILDRAGCDLHSARPLLREALDILESMPGDTTVAMGRTLSRLAHALHCADLTREAHEAHERALRLLRAAPDRVELGHALAAAGTTLWWSGDLPGAERAFTESIEILIAERGADSPDVAVARSGLGTVLQDLGDLAGARVQLERSVAALRAAHPRAGDTHPEIAQILDKLGYLLRLAGDVPGALDCHERAVRALEELFGADDPRVAMALTNRGLDESAAGDHEQALRTQARAAAIFVEAYGPQHSSTLIARSRHAEALRAVHPESYDAMSD, from the coding sequence GTGGGTGGCGGCACACATCTGCACGTCCTCGGCCCGCTGGAGTTCCGGCGGGACGGCCAGTGGATCGCGCCCGCCCGCGGCCATCAGCAGCGGCTGTTCGCGGTCCTGGCCGCCGCGCCGGGCCGGGCCGTCTCGGTCGACGCGCTGGCCGGTGCGGTCTGGGGCGACCGGCTGCCCCGCGACCCGGCGACCGCGCTGCAACCGGAGGTCTCCCGGCTGCGGCGGGCGCTGGCCCCGGCCGGCGCGGTGATCCGTTTCGCGGCCGGCTGCTACACCCTGAACGTGCCGCCGGACCGGATCGACCTGTGCCGGTTCGAAGAGCTCGCCACCCGGGGCGGCGCGGCGCTGCGATCCGGGGATCACCCGCTCGCCGATGACCTGCTCAGCGAGGCGCTGGCGCTGTGGCGCGGACCGGCCTTCGCCGACCTGGCCGGCGAGCCGTTCGACAGCGCCCGCCGGCGGCTGCACGAGCAGCGGCTGGCCGCCCGGGTGCTGCGGGCCGAGGCCCGGCTGGCCACCGGGCACCACCGGGAGCTGGTCGCCGAGCTCACCGAGCTGGCCGACCGGCAGCCGCTGCACGAGGGGGTGGCCGGGCTCCTGGTGCTCGCGCTGCACCGGTCCGGGCGGCCGGGTGCGGCGATGGCCGCCTACCACCGGGCCCGGCGCTGCCTCGCCGAGGAGCTGGGCCAGTCCCCCGGTCCCGCGCTGACCTCGCTCTACGAGCGGATCCTCGGCCAGGACCCGGCGCTCGACTGGCCCGGCGCCCGGCAGCGTCCGGTGTGGAATCTGCCGCCGGTCAACCCGAAGTTCTCCGGGCGGGCCGCGCCGCTCAAGCAGCTGCGCGACCTGCTGGAGCCGAGCGGCGCGGTGGTGCTGCACGGGCTGCCGGGGATCGGGAAGACCCAGCTGGCCCTGCGCTACGCGCACGACCAGGACCTGCGGATCGTGTGGTGGTGCCCGGCCGAGACGCCTGATCTGCTGGACGCGTCACTGGTCGCGCTGGCCGGGGAGCTGGGCGTGACGGTGGCCGGGGACGTGGACCGGACCCGCATCGCGCTGCGACGGGCGCTGGCCGACCGTACGAAATGGTTGTTGATCTTTGATAACGCCGCCGACCTGAACCATCTGCGCAGCTGGTTGCCGGACACCCGGACCGGCCGGATCGTGATCACGTCGCGGAACGCGGACTGGGAGGGGTACGCGACCCCGTTCCGGGTCCCGGTCTTCGACGACGACGAGGCGCTGCGGTTCCTGTTGTCGCAGGTCGGCGGAGACGGGACGAACGCGGCCCGGCTCGCCGAGCGGCTCGGCAACCTGCCGCTCGCCCTGGAGCAGGCGGCCGCCTTCTGCCGGCGCACCGGCGACACCCTCGGCACCTACCTGGACCTGTTGGCCAGCCACGGCGAGGATCTGCTGTCGCGGGGCGGGACCGGTGACTACGACGGCACCGTCGCGACCACCCTGCGGCTGGCGTTCGCCCGGGTGGCACGGGACGATCCGCACGCGGTGGAGTTGCTGCGGACCTGCGCCTTCCTGGCCGCCGACGACATTCCGACCGACGTGCTGCGAGTCGTGGTGGACGGTCTCGGCGACGCTCTCGCGCTAGGTGAGGCGGTCGGCACGCTGCGGCGGTACTCGCTGGTGGAACGGCATGGCGGCGGCGTCTCGATGCACCGGCTGGTGCAACGGCTGGTGCGCTCCGAGACCACCGCCGCCCAGCGGCGCGCGCTGCTGGGCCGGTTGCTCGATGCGCCGTCGTCCTGGGAGGAACACACTCCGCACCTGGCCGTTCTGCTGGATCACCTCGACGCCGAGGGCCTGTGGCCGGAGTCCGCCGCCGCGGTGGTCTGCCGGGCCGCCCGGCACCTCGACGAGCACGGCGTGTACGCGTCCGCCGGCCGGCTCACCAACCACGCGCTGCGGATCCAGGAACGGGTGGCCGGGCCGCGCGGCGCGGCCGGGCGCGCCGACCTGCTCAGCGAGATGGGCCGGATCCTCGACCGCGCCGGCTGCGACCTGCACAGCGCCCGGCCGCTGCTGCGCGAGGCACTGGACATCCTGGAGTCGATGCCCGGCGACACCACCGTGGCGATGGGCCGCACGCTGAGCCGGCTGGCACACGCGCTGCACTGCGCGGACCTGACCCGGGAGGCGCACGAGGCGCACGAGCGGGCGTTGCGGCTGCTGCGGGCCGCGCCGGACCGGGTCGAGCTCGGGCACGCGCTCGCCGCGGCCGGGACCACACTGTGGTGGAGCGGGGACCTGCCGGGGGCCGAGCGGGCGTTCACCGAGTCGATCGAGATCCTGATCGCCGAGCGGGGCGCGGACTCGCCGGACGTGGCGGTGGCCCGCTCCGGACTCGGGACCGTCCTGCAGGACCTCGGCGACCTGGCCGGGGCGCGGGTCCAGCTGGAACGGTCGGTGGCGGCGCTGCGGGCCGCGCACCCGCGGGCCGGGGACACCCATCCGGAGATCGCGCAGATCCTCGACAAGCTGGGGTATCTGCTGCGACTCGCCGGGGACGTGCCGGGCGCGCTGGACTGTCACGAACGGGCCGTGCGAGCCCTCGAGGAGCTGTTCGGCGCGGACGATCCGCGGGTGGCGATGGCGCTGACCAATCGCGGACTCGACGAGTCGGCCGCCGGGGACCACGAACAGGCGCTGCGGACTCAGGCGCGGGCAGCGGCGATCTTCGTCGAGGCGTACGGGCCGCAGCACTCCAGCACGCTGATCGCCCGGTCGCGGCACGCCGAGGCGCTGCGGGCCGTACACCCTGAGTCGTACGACGCGATGTCCGACTGA
- a CDS encoding calcium-binding protein, producing the protein MPTLAAARAPASICAGLTPTIVGTAAADKLQGTTGDDIIAGLGGNDIIEGLDGSDTICGDDGNDRLSGGPGDDFVEGAAGDDAVDGGDGSDQLTGGPDQDTITGGADIDVAIYRDAPNGILVDLGAGRAQGDGNDTLAEVESIVASAFDDILRGGPGDDTFIAGDGNDDLTGGAGIDLLIGGSGGDRADGGHGDDYLSGEAGQDRLIGAGGNDSIFGGSGTDEISGGDGDDPVLTGQADDDLVDGGPGNDGLMLGETGDDVLTGGDGDDHVDGGLGTDWIDGGNGDDQLRGGAVSGDGGDVMTGGDGADGIDGQSGDDSIDGGPGDDRLLGDTGRDTLTGGDGADWLLGAEDDDQLYGSAGADELNGGPGNDSLLGGDSADTLNGAAGNDRSDGGPGNDTLVGNEGADLLLGRGGGDILLGSAGADRIFGHEGDDSLDGGADFDRLDGGPDTDTCTTGEIIDGCP; encoded by the coding sequence GTGCCGACTCTGGCGGCGGCCCGCGCGCCGGCCTCGATCTGCGCCGGCCTCACCCCCACGATCGTCGGGACCGCGGCCGCCGACAAACTGCAGGGCACCACCGGGGACGACATCATCGCCGGGCTGGGCGGCAACGACATCATCGAAGGGCTCGACGGATCGGACACGATCTGCGGGGATGACGGCAACGACCGGCTGTCCGGCGGGCCCGGCGACGACTTCGTGGAGGGTGCCGCCGGAGACGACGCGGTCGACGGCGGGGACGGTTCGGACCAACTGACCGGCGGACCGGACCAGGACACCATCACCGGCGGCGCGGACATCGACGTGGCCATCTATCGGGACGCTCCGAACGGGATCCTGGTCGACCTCGGCGCCGGCCGCGCGCAGGGTGATGGGAACGACACCCTCGCCGAGGTGGAAAGCATCGTCGCGTCGGCGTTCGACGACATCCTGCGCGGCGGGCCGGGCGACGACACCTTCATAGCCGGCGACGGCAACGACGACCTCACCGGCGGGGCCGGCATCGACCTGCTGATCGGTGGCAGCGGAGGCGACCGGGCCGACGGCGGCCACGGGGACGACTACCTCAGCGGGGAGGCCGGCCAGGATCGGCTGATCGGAGCCGGCGGAAACGACTCGATCTTCGGCGGATCGGGCACCGACGAGATCAGCGGCGGCGACGGGGACGACCCGGTGCTGACCGGGCAGGCCGACGACGACCTGGTCGACGGCGGTCCCGGCAACGACGGGCTGATGCTCGGCGAGACCGGAGACGACGTGCTCACCGGCGGGGACGGCGACGACCATGTGGACGGCGGCCTCGGAACCGACTGGATCGACGGTGGGAACGGCGACGACCAGCTGCGCGGCGGGGCAGTCAGCGGGGACGGCGGCGACGTGATGACCGGTGGGGACGGTGCCGACGGCATCGACGGGCAGAGCGGCGACGACAGCATCGACGGGGGTCCGGGTGATGACAGGCTGCTCGGCGACACCGGCCGCGACACGCTGACCGGCGGTGACGGGGCGGACTGGCTGCTCGGCGCGGAGGACGACGACCAGCTGTACGGTTCGGCCGGCGCTGATGAGCTGAACGGCGGGCCGGGCAACGACAGCCTGCTCGGGGGTGACAGTGCGGACACCCTGAACGGCGCGGCCGGGAACGACCGGAGCGACGGCGGACCCGGGAACGACACGCTGGTTGGGAACGAGGGCGCTGACCTGCTGCTGGGGCGGGGTGGTGGAGACATCCTGCTGGGCAGCGCCGGAGCGGACCGGATCTTCGGGCACGAGGGCGACGACTCTCTCGACGGTGGCGCGGACTTCGACCGCCTGGACGGCGGCCCCGATACCGACACCTGCACGACCGGCGAGATCATCGACGGCTGCCCGTGA
- a CDS encoding VOC family protein: protein MTVSLHHIVIDAHDLPAQARFWAQVLNWRILSEREREVVIGADENAPVGICFMPVTDSKKVKNRLHLDLTPGPDGRDPEVDRILALGARRVDIGQIGTESWIVLADPEGNEFCILRPKKTLIA, encoded by the coding sequence ATGACGGTATCCCTGCACCACATCGTGATCGACGCGCACGATCTCCCGGCTCAGGCCCGGTTCTGGGCCCAGGTGCTGAACTGGAGAATCCTGTCGGAGCGTGAGCGCGAGGTCGTCATCGGCGCCGATGAGAACGCTCCGGTAGGGATCTGCTTCATGCCGGTGACAGACAGCAAGAAGGTGAAGAACCGGCTGCACCTCGACCTCACCCCCGGTCCTGACGGCCGCGACCCGGAGGTTGACCGAATTCTCGCGCTCGGCGCGCGCCGGGTCGACATCGGGCAGATCGGAACGGAGTCATGGATCGTGCTCGCCGACCCTGAGGGCAACGAATTCTGCATCCTGCGGCCGAAGAAGACACTCATCGCCTGA
- a CDS encoding putative bifunctional diguanylate cyclase/phosphodiesterase — protein MNGSDRALRVPLIVGLTTIVAVLAWLGVRDADDRVGANLAGTVALSAAAFACWRVSRAAPTPPVRGFWLLWALTAACLVLSTIANMLHGAPGIPLYEAIPTLLALGLAMLAFRHVPLAPRTRADGARMLLDGIAVAVAGTVFFTYVLLNAVPEGTSAGTLIAAAAVGVGCLLALVVFGKAAVSPEGSVDPVALAILTIGPLAGLVAVMLVLGGTETGMLLLLVLGYPLVGMGICAAAYRQSRVLHVQPPKRPRWSIGGPLQFIAVTGTAVLVIIVSARELDGRGRAVVVGAVLIAAIMVARQLLSLRENRLALRGVRHQQTELERLALSDYLTGLPNRTGFTLALTDRLDRGRPATVLLIDIDDFKMVNDTLGPSAADQLLARLAERLRRCAHGDRESVARLGGDEFAVLMPSGDPAGIEAAAARFQHAVGRPLPVGEQRFLLHASIGVMVAEPGDTADEVLRNADIAMYAAKSAGKASWVRFEPRMRKDMTGHARLAGELHDAIQGGQLRLLYQPVYDLVTGRMHGAEALVRWQHPERGFVSPVDFIPVAERSGLIVPLGGWVLREACTQLARWRDSLKEGAVEAINVNVAVRQLREAGFVDEVAAVLSDTGLTPRNLVLEVTESSVADGPQVAETLRDLHEMGVRLALDDFGTGQSSLSLLRAFPVDVLKLDKSFVDGIADGADRGRLAVAAAVAQLAEHLELKAVAEGIESQDQLERLRDMGYRYGQGYLMARPLPADECAALMTAEPLAVAATGGRHP, from the coding sequence ATGAACGGATCGGACCGGGCATTGCGCGTACCCCTGATCGTGGGTCTGACCACGATCGTGGCCGTGCTCGCCTGGCTCGGCGTGCGTGACGCCGATGATCGCGTCGGGGCGAACCTGGCCGGCACCGTGGCGCTCTCCGCGGCCGCGTTCGCCTGCTGGCGGGTGAGCCGTGCCGCCCCGACACCCCCGGTACGCGGATTCTGGCTGCTCTGGGCGCTCACCGCCGCCTGCCTGGTGCTCAGCACGATCGCCAACATGCTCCACGGCGCCCCCGGCATACCGCTCTACGAGGCGATCCCCACGCTGCTCGCGCTCGGCCTGGCGATGCTGGCGTTCCGGCACGTCCCGCTGGCCCCGCGAACCCGGGCCGACGGGGCCCGGATGCTGCTCGACGGCATCGCGGTGGCCGTCGCCGGCACGGTGTTCTTCACCTACGTGCTGCTGAACGCCGTTCCCGAGGGCACCTCGGCCGGCACCCTGATCGCGGCTGCCGCGGTCGGCGTCGGCTGCCTGCTGGCGCTGGTGGTGTTCGGCAAGGCGGCGGTCAGCCCGGAGGGCAGCGTCGACCCGGTGGCACTGGCCATCCTGACCATCGGGCCCCTGGCCGGCCTGGTCGCCGTGATGCTCGTCCTGGGCGGCACCGAGACCGGCATGCTGCTGCTGTTGGTGCTCGGCTATCCGCTGGTCGGGATGGGTATCTGCGCGGCCGCCTACCGGCAGAGCCGGGTCCTGCACGTTCAGCCGCCGAAACGGCCGCGCTGGTCGATCGGCGGCCCGCTCCAGTTCATCGCGGTCACCGGCACCGCCGTGCTGGTCATCATCGTCTCCGCCCGGGAGCTGGACGGGCGCGGCCGCGCCGTGGTCGTCGGGGCGGTGCTGATCGCCGCCATCATGGTCGCCCGCCAGTTGCTCAGCCTGCGGGAGAACAGGCTCGCGCTGCGTGGCGTCCGCCACCAGCAGACCGAACTGGAACGCCTGGCGCTCAGTGACTACCTGACCGGCCTGCCGAACCGCACCGGATTCACCCTGGCCCTGACCGACCGCCTGGACCGCGGGCGGCCCGCCACCGTCCTGCTGATCGACATCGACGACTTCAAGATGGTCAACGACACGCTCGGGCCGTCCGCCGCCGACCAGCTGCTGGCCCGGCTCGCCGAACGGCTCCGGCGATGCGCCCACGGCGACCGCGAGAGCGTGGCCCGGCTCGGCGGCGACGAGTTCGCGGTGCTGATGCCGTCCGGTGACCCGGCCGGGATCGAGGCCGCCGCCGCCCGCTTCCAGCACGCCGTCGGACGGCCGCTGCCGGTCGGGGAACAGCGGTTCCTGCTGCACGCCAGCATCGGCGTGATGGTCGCCGAACCGGGCGACACCGCCGACGAGGTGCTGCGCAACGCCGACATCGCGATGTACGCGGCCAAGTCGGCGGGCAAGGCGTCCTGGGTGCGGTTCGAACCCCGGATGCGCAAGGACATGACCGGCCACGCCCGGCTCGCCGGCGAGCTGCACGACGCCATCCAGGGCGGCCAGCTGCGGCTTCTCTACCAGCCGGTGTACGACCTGGTCACCGGCCGGATGCACGGCGCCGAGGCACTGGTCCGCTGGCAGCACCCGGAACGCGGCTTCGTCTCACCCGTCGACTTCATCCCGGTCGCCGAACGCTCCGGCCTGATCGTGCCGCTCGGCGGCTGGGTGCTGCGGGAGGCCTGCACGCAGCTGGCCCGCTGGCGGGACTCCTTGAAGGAGGGTGCGGTCGAGGCGATCAACGTCAACGTGGCGGTCCGCCAGCTGCGCGAGGCCGGCTTCGTCGACGAGGTCGCCGCTGTGCTCAGCGACACCGGGCTCACCCCGCGCAACCTGGTCCTCGAGGTCACCGAGTCGTCGGTGGCCGACGGGCCGCAGGTCGCCGAGACGCTGCGCGACCTGCACGAGATGGGGGTGCGGCTGGCCCTCGACGACTTCGGCACCGGCCAGTCGTCGCTCAGCCTGCTGCGCGCCTTCCCGGTGGATGTGCTGAAACTGGACAAGTCGTTCGTCGACGGCATCGCCGACGGCGCCGACCGGGGCCGGCTCGCGGTCGCCGCCGCGGTCGCCCAGCTGGCCGAACACCTCGAGCTCAAGGCGGTCGCCGAGGGCATCGAGAGCCAGGACCAGCTGGAACGGCTACGGGACATGGGCTACCGCTACGGTCAGGGCTATCTCATGGCCAGACCCCTGCCGGCGGACGAGTGCGCCGCCCTGATGACCGCCGAGCCCCTGGCCGTCGCCGCCACCGGTGGCCGCCATCCATGA
- the cysK gene encoding cysteine synthase A yields the protein MIYNDVTELIGRTPMVRLTRFEPGLPAKLIAKLESANPGGSVKDRIALAMVEAAEATEELRPGSAIVEATSGNTGIGLALVAAARGYRLTLTMPDSMSAERRALLAAYGAKLVLTPAAEGMKGAVARALEIAEEQRAWLPMQFDNPANPDMHRRTTALEIWNDTDGQVDLFVGGVGTGGTLTGVGQVLKEKRPELRVYAVEPTESPVLSGGRSGPHGIQGIGAGFVPEVLDPTIYDEVVKVDVEQAREAGRQLARTEGILAGVSSGAALYAARELAWRAENVGKTIVVVLPDTGERYLSTPLFANP from the coding sequence ATGATCTACAACGACGTCACCGAGTTGATCGGCCGGACCCCGATGGTGCGGTTGACCCGTTTCGAGCCAGGACTGCCGGCGAAGCTGATCGCCAAGCTCGAGTCCGCCAACCCCGGCGGCAGCGTCAAGGACCGGATCGCCCTCGCCATGGTCGAGGCCGCCGAGGCCACCGAGGAACTGCGCCCCGGCTCCGCCATCGTGGAGGCGACCAGCGGCAACACCGGTATCGGGCTGGCCCTGGTGGCGGCGGCCCGCGGCTACCGGCTCACTCTCACGATGCCGGACAGCATGAGCGCGGAACGGCGGGCGCTGCTGGCGGCGTACGGTGCGAAGCTGGTTCTCACCCCGGCGGCCGAGGGCATGAAGGGCGCGGTGGCGAGGGCGCTGGAGATCGCCGAGGAGCAGCGGGCGTGGCTGCCGATGCAGTTCGACAACCCGGCGAACCCGGACATGCACCGGCGTACCACGGCTCTGGAGATCTGGAACGACACCGACGGTCAGGTGGATCTGTTCGTCGGGGGTGTCGGCACCGGCGGCACCCTCACCGGCGTCGGCCAGGTGCTCAAGGAGAAGCGGCCGGAGCTGCGTGTGTACGCGGTCGAGCCGACGGAGTCGCCGGTGCTGTCCGGTGGCCGGTCGGGTCCGCACGGCATCCAGGGCATCGGCGCCGGGTTCGTGCCGGAGGTGCTGGACCCGACCATCTACGACGAGGTGGTCAAGGTCGATGTGGAACAGGCCCGGGAGGCGGGGCGTCAGCTGGCCCGGACCGAGGGCATCCTGGCCGGTGTCTCCAGCGGCGCGGCCCTGTACGCGGCGCGCGAGCTCGCCTGGCGGGCGGAGAACGTGGGCAAGACCATCGTGGTCGTGCTGCCGGACACCGGTGAGCGTTACCTGAGCACGCCGCTGTTCGCGAACCCCTGA